A single genomic interval of Armigeres subalbatus isolate Guangzhou_Male chromosome 1, GZ_Asu_2, whole genome shotgun sequence harbors:
- the LOC134214882 gene encoding cathepsin B-like has product MIRFILILAVALGSRIALAQYYHSFQYNQYRTTESIASQIRNLTKTWTAGNNTLPPSAYYKGVLYDRLGDTRLAPAILVSSDDVELPKSFDARQKWTQCPSLNVVRNQGCCGSCWAISAASAMSDRWCIKSKGREQFSFGATDMLACCHACGDGCKGGYLGPAWQFWVDQGVSSGGPFHSRQGCHPYLIDVCDASGEEPDTPKCSKKCQPGYNVTDVWQDRRYGRVAYSVPADEQKIMEEIYMNGPVQAAFMTYQDFHAYKSGVYRHVWGHLAGGHAVKLMGWGVENGVKYWLVANSWGEDWGDNGFFKIVRGENHCGIERDVHAGLPSFNKHLDLEGVYF; this is encoded by the coding sequence ATGATTCGCTTCATCTTGATCCTGGCGGTGGCGCTTGGTAGCCGCATCGCTCTCGCTCAGTACTACCATTCTTTCCAGTACAATCAGTACCGGACCACCGAATCGATTGCGTCCCAAATCCGGAATCTGACCAAAACATGGACCGCCGGTAACAACACCCTACCGCCATCGGCTTACTACAAGGGTGTCCTGTACGATCGTCTCGGTGATACGCGCTTGGCTCCGGCAATCCTTGTCAGTTCCGATGATGTCGAACTGCCGAAATCTTTCGACGCCCGCCAGAAATGGACTCAGTGTCCCAGCTTGAACGTGGTTCGTAACCAGGGATGTTGTGGATCGTGCTGGGCCATTTCAGCCGCTTCGGCCATGAGCGATCGTTGGTGCATCAAATCGAAGGGTAGGGAGCAGTTCTCGTTCGGAGCAACCGATATGTTGGCGTGCTGCCATGCTTGCGGAGACGGATGCAAGGGCGGATACTTGGGTCCTGCATGGCAATTCTGGGTCGACCAGGGTGTGTCCTCGggaggtccgttccattctcgcCAGGGATGCCATCCCTACCTGATCGATGTGTGCGACGCATCCGGTGAGGAGCCTGATACTCCAAAGTGCTCGAAAAAGTGTCAACCGGGTTACAACGTGACCGATGTTTGGCAAGATCGTCGTTACGGTCGGGTTGCCTACTCGGTTCCGGCTGACGAGCAGAAGATTATGGAGGAGATTTACATGAACGGTCCGGTTCAGGCTGCCTTCATGACCTACCAGGACTTCCACgcgtacaaaagtggagtgTATCGGCACGTGTGGGGCCATTTGGCCGGTGGTCATGCCGTCAAGCTGATGGGATGGGGCGTGGAGAACGGTGTCAAGTACTGGCTGGTGGCCAACTCCTGGGGCGAGGATTGGGGTGACAATGGATTCTTCAAGATTGTTCGAGGAGAGAACCACTGTGGAATCGAAAGGGACGTCCACGCTGGACTGCCGAGCTTTAACAAGCATTTGGATTTGGAGGGCGTCTATTTCTGA